The following DNA comes from Rhinolophus sinicus isolate RSC01 linkage group LG06, ASM3656204v1, whole genome shotgun sequence.
ACTGTGTCTATTGAAGATATGTTACCTGTGTAAGTCACTCACTATTTCTATGttcacatctgataaagggtttgCCCTTGACATGTACACAAACACATTGTCATATAGTATGTCATGATAATAAGGGAAATCATTTCAAACGTACAGCAAGGAATGGCAATGGTTACACTCTAAATAAGTATGTCACAAGAGGTCTTTCTGGTAAGAGAACATTTAAGGAGAGAATTTTCTAAAGTTTAAGAGTGAATCCTACTGAGAACAGAGGAAGAATTGCATGCTGAGAGAAGAGTAGGTATAAAAGCCCAGATACATAGGTGCTTTTAACATTGAAGGTGTGTTTTGGGCatgggaaagaaaagcaggagcGATGGTGGGTAAAGCACAGATCTTAGCAGAAAAGGCCTCAGGTCATCCTTTTGTTCAGTAAAAGTAAAGGGAAATAACCATTgcagagacaaaaatgaaatttgtcATGTCATATGAGCTAAAAGTAAAGTATTTAAGATTTTTGTGAAAAgtcctttccttttgtttttctctaccttttcttttttgtcctttagAATTTGTTCTTGGCAGAACCGAAACTCGTAAGGAATGTGTGTACTAGCTTACGTATGGCCCGAGAGCCCTTAAAATGTGACTAAGGCACGTGAggaattctttgttttattccattttaattactttaaagtAGCCTCTTGTGTGTAGTGGCTACCCTACTGGATGGCACAGTGtagacactcaatattatttgttgaataagtgaatagatgaatgaataaatgaatgtaaaatttgtattaagtctggaaaaaaaaagaatttgttctTGGCCCATCCTTCATTTCTACAGTTAATAtcattttattccttcctttcttattcttcCCCTTTTAACCTTTCCTATCAGACAGGGATCTGAGCAGAGGAGCCTCAGAATCGGGACAGGTAGGAGCAGGGGAGCAGCTGTGATGGCTTCAGGAATCGTGCTGCACATACAGGAGGAGCTCACCTGCCCCATCTGCCTGGGGCTCCTGACAGAACCCCTGAGCCTGGAGTGTGGCCACAGCTTCTGCAAAGCTTGCATCACTGCAGACAACAAGGAGCCTGTGATCGCCCAAAAAGAAGAGCGCCTCTGCCCAGTGTGCAGGTTCTCCTACCACCCTGGTGACCTGCGACCTAATCGGACTGTAGCCAACATAGTGGAGAGGCTTAGGGAGGTCAAGGTGAGCCCAGAGGAGGGGCAGAAGAGAGATCTCTGTGTGCGCCATGGAGAGAAACTCCAGCTCTTCTGTAAGGAAGATGGGAAGGTCATTTGCTGGCTTTGCGAGCGGTCTCAGGAGCACCGTGGTCACCACACGCTCCTCATGGAGGAGGTTGCCCAGGAGTACCAAGTAAGAGAATTACATGGAGGAAAGATAGGACAGGCTGGGAAATCTCCACTTTATATTTGATCCCAAATATCTTGTCACCCATAGACTTGAGTTCCGTGATCACTTTTCTCCCTATGCTCACCTTCGAGGCCTGAGGACCATTTCTGTGCATTCTACCCACTCAAAAAGGAAAAGCCTATAGAACAGACTTAACCAGAAGTTGATGTTTTTGTACCTTATGTTAGTAAGTGGAGGTTTGGTGCCCAAGCAGCGCTGTCATTTCCCCTGTGAACAGGGGTAACTGGGGAGTGGGGTGGATTTCCTTGCTACAGGATCAGGTTTCTGGTAGGACAAAAGAGAATCCGACTTCTCCTGAAGAGGAGATGGTTCTGTTACCTGAGTCTTAAAGAACACACTCACCACCTCAGgatttcttacaattttttatCTCAGTGTCTGTAAACTAGTCTCTTCAAGGCTCAGCCTGATTTCTTCCCCATCAATCTCTGTTCCTATGCTGAGAAAGCCCATGGCTTGACTCCGGTGTGATTCCTCTCTCACAGAAGAAGCTCGGGGCAGCTCTGGAGAGGCTGAAGAGGGAGCAGAAGAAAACTGAGATGTATAAAAATTACATCAGAAAAGAGGGAGCTTCCTGGAAGGTAGGAGGAGACGTTTCTTGAGGGAGATCGAGAGCAATCTGGGCAGGAGCTGGGGTGCTGGTCAGAAGGGGCTCCTCTTCTTTTTGTTCCAGACAGTTGATGTGTCCAAATGTTATTTAATTGGTCCTCTTCTGATAGGGGAGGGGCTGTATTTTAAACATGTCACAAATGAACATACATATTTGCGTAGAAGTATTCTCATAGAGACACTCTGTGGATAGCTTGTGAATTCTGTGTTCCATTCCTGTTACGATTTTCAGTCTTTAACTCTTCCAGGGGAAACCAGTGGCTCATGGTTCTGTCCGTAGTGTTTAATGTTAGGCAGAGGGTCAGGGCAGCGGTCAGGAGTAACTCAGGAAGGCAGGACTGTCCTGGACAGCTGTGTAAAAGCTGAGCCACACCCAGCTGTCTCATTTTGGCTCAGAGTTGGCCTCGATTATGGACTTGAGGCTATTATTTTAGAATGTGATGAAGAGAAAAGACTAGGAAAAGTCAGCTTCCCTAAGAGTCACTCCCCCGTGTCCATCTTCCTTCCCTGCGAGAACTTCCAAATCAAAAATACTTCTTGTTCTGACTCCCAGTCTCTGCCTGAGTCCCTCTCTCTCTTGCTCATTCCTAAAGACTCAAATACAAAATGAGATACAAAGTTTCCAGAATTGCATTAAACGGCTGAAGGATATCCTGGACATTGAGGAGCAGAAGGAGCTGCAAAAACTGAAGAAGACCGAGGAAAATGTTCTCCGTACCCTGGCAGAGTCTGAGGAGGAGCTGGTCCAGCAGAGCAAACTTGTGAGCGATCTCATGTCAGCTCTGGAGCATCGGTTGCAGGGGTCCGCCATAGGGATGGTGCAGGTAGGACTTGGGAAGAAGCCCCAGCGTGTgagatttgagaaaaatgaagactaAGTTTCCTTCTCTGCTCTGCTGCTGTGTTCTCTCTGGTGGTGACACTGATTTTTTTGATCTTGCAGTACCCTTCCCCTGTATCTATTCCAGAGGTTATAGGGAAAATGGAATGCATGAATaacaagagggaaaaaatgtcatttttattaattttaaagagcAGTGCAAAAATTTGACTGTGGAAAGAAGATACATTGTGTTCAGTGATATTCCATAGACTCCTGTTAGGTGTTACCTAGTGTTAGGCATTTACCAGGTAATGCTTTATGACccaagagttttctttttcctcataaaataagtttagatttttctccacttctctattttctgaataAACAATTGTGAAGAACTGGTGTTATGTATTCtttaattattcaataaattcaCCAGCGATACTGTCTCACTGAGgacttttctttttggaaaagtttaaaatagtttttgtgtttttttttacttgtgttaggtttatttaaaattttaacatctcTTGAATCAGGTTTTGGAAATGTACATCTGTATAGAAATTTGTTGATTTTAAGTTGTCTGATTTGTAAATATGAGTTTCATCATAATAATTCCTTAGAATCCCTTCAATTTCTACAGTACTCGCAATAATGTCCCTTCTTTTATTCCTcattttggtgatttttaaaaaatcaagttacTTATGTTTGGTcaagtttattgatttttttcaagaatgaacttgattttatctatttttaacctttctatattattgatttctgtttacttagtgtgtgtatgtgtatatgcacatgcagacgtgtgtgtgtgtgtgtgtgtgtgtgtgtgtgtgtgtgtgtgtgtactggatTTAATTTGGTCTTTTTCCCTGTTACTTAAAGTAGGAACTTAGACCACTGATTTGACACAATCTTTTCTGTTATAGTTTTTAATGATGTAACTGCATTGCTTTAGCTGTGGTCCATATGTTTGGATTATTTAGTGGTTATTTTCGTTCAATTCAAGTTATTTCCTAATTTGCTCTGTGAGTTTTTTGTTAACCCTTGGgatattttaaagtgtgttatttaatttaaaaactcttggtgatttttctgctttttcttccactgtgtattttaaatttaattattttataatcatttaacatatattttaatatttcaatattttaaatgtattggcaCTATAGCTTTGTACCCTAAAATATTGTATGTCctaacatttttatatgaatttgaaaagaaTGCGTATTGCGCATTGACTGGGTGAAATGGACTATTGATGTCATTTAGGTCAGTTCGTTAATAGTATTGGTAATGTCCATTGCATCCTTGATAATTTTCATACAGGCTGTTCTGCAATTATTGAGAGTGAATTATTGAAATCTCTTAAGTATTGTTATTGAATTCTCTTAATTCTTTTACTACTTTCTATTTCACTCTGTGTATTTTGAAGCTGTGCTATTAGGtgaacatccatttataattgttACATCTTCTTGAGGTACCAaatctttatcattatgaaatttccCTCATTCTTATAATATTTATGGTCTTAAAGTTATTTTGTGTAAAATTGATGTGCACACGTGCTCTCTTGTGATTCTTGACTGCACggcacacttttttttctttaattggggaaggggaacaggactttattggggaacagtgtgtacttccaggacttttttccaagtcaagttgttgtcctttcaatcttagttgtggagggtgccattcagcttcaagttgttgtcctttcagtcttagttgtggagggcgcagctcagttccaggtccagttgctgttgctagttgcagggggcgcagcccaccatcccttgcaggactcgaggaattgaactggcaaccttgtggttgagagcccactggcccatgtgggaatcgaaccagcagccttcggagttagggagctctaaccgcctgagccaccgggccggcccagcatGGCACACATTTTATATCTCAAAAAAgttgtttaaatttttccattacagttgacatttacaTTCAGTGCAATTATTGATGggtatgtagttactgccattttgttCATAGTTTTCTGATAGTTTCTGTAGTTCTTCTGTGTTCCTTTCTTACTCGTTCGCTCTCTTCTCTTgaatgttgatgactttctacaGTGCTGTAtttgaattcctttctctttatttcttgtataacTCTTGTTTTTGGTTGGTGGTAGCCATGTGATTCAAGCTATGTTTAGAACAGTCTATTTTAAATTGATGGTCGCTTAAATTTGAACATATTCTAGAATCactcacttcctttttttttattctctccacgttcatgtttttgtcattagtcttattttgtgtttgtgtgtgtgtgtatgtgtccctTTAATTTACTGTTGGAATTGCACATGATTTAACTACTTTTGCCTTTTATCCTTTGTTCTGGCTTTAGGTTTGGTTGATCCACAACTTTTTTTATGTATTAGCCTTTGTCAGTGAAAATGATTGTCTCTGtgatattttctgtctttttttttttttttccggtctTCTGAATGAAGTCcctttaatgtttcttgtaataCCTGTTTTGAAGTGaggaactccttcagctttttcttatcttgTAAGCTCTTTATGTCGTCTttggttctaaatgatagccttgctgggtagagtaatcgtGTTTGCAGTAACTTGCTTTTCATCTCcttgaatatttcatgacaatcacttctggcctgcaagttATCTGTTAAGAAACCAGCTGACTGTCTTAAGGGAGTTCTCTTATaggtaactaacagcttttctcctgatgcttttaagagtctctgtTTGGCTTTAACTTTTGGccttttatttgaaatgtgtcttggtgtaggcctcttttggttcatcgtatttgggactctctgcactgcctggacttctatgtctattgcctttgccaggttaaggaagttttctgtaaCTTTTTTCTTCATACAGGTTTTCAATCCTTTGCACTCTATTTTCTtatggtacccctatgatgtgaatgttgttacgcttcatgttgtcccagaggtcccttaaactatcctcatattttaaattcttttttctttttactgttcctagtgagtgttttctgctaccttgtcttccaaatcactaattcagtCTTCTACTTCATGTAATGGGTTattgattccatctaatgtattctttatttcagttattgtatttttcattactgactagttctttttcatgttttctatctacTTGTTTATGTTTCGTACGTCTTTGTTAAAGTTCCCACTGAGATACCTGAgcgtccttataaccagtgttttgaactctgcatctggtagattgcttgtttccattttgtttcgtAATTTTTGAAGTTtagttctgttctttcatttgggacctgCGTGTCgactgcttccctgtgtttgtttctaggtattagGTAGAAGCTCTTCATTTCCCAGAGTTGGCAGTGTGTCCTTATGTAGCAGGTATcctctggggcccagtggtgcagtctcacTTGAGCCaagtgctccaggggtgtcccttgtgtgggttgtgtgtgctctcctattgtagttgagtcttgattacTGTTGACATGTCAGTGGtgggattgacactcaggctgactggctgtgaagaCTTGCCATGACTGCCATGATCAAGCTGTTGTGCGCAGACTGACTCctcagagcaggattcactttagcagggctctgggaTCTGTCTGGTCCATGCTTTGGTTGTGTCATCTGTGGCACTAATTGGTTGGTGTGCCGGTGTGCTCTGAAGCAGGCCAATGGTGTGTTGCTTCTGGGGCATCCTGAGAGGGGCTCTGGAGCAGGCCagggtcagccactgcctgtgtctAGACCAGGTAGGAGCTAGAGAATGATCAGCAGTTGGTAGCTGCCTGTTCTTGTTTGGTGGTGCCggggagaggctatgctgtgaagtgaggccagctgccactattGCCAGAGGTGGAACCACTTAGTAAAAGATACAGGGCACACGGAGGTCAGCTGCTACTTGTTTGcagacctttgagagattttgttGAAATCTGCAGCATGGGCTCAGGCTGCTTGCTTTTGTGGATTAGCCTCTTAAAGAGGTTCAGGCCAGGACTTGTATTGGGTGAGGTCAGATCTCAGAGAATCAACAGGGCAAGGTGAGAGCGGTGTTGTCCAgattaatggagactcagatttgatGCCCTCCTTTGCTGGCAGGCTGCATAGGGACatggctcaacaaaggaacaatggcaccCCTGGCATTTAGTCCAAAGGACAGTTGCCCCTTTGTCCTTGccatgaagccagacaattcagtttctccccatatgtccctggcactttacGAGCTACTCTGGATCTTAGGACAAATGTTTGTGAGCAATGAGTCTCTGCTagggccctttaagaagatgaTGGGATCTAccgcagccctccatctcacctgCACTgagtccctgctgattttcacatcCAGCTGGTGTGGGACTTCTCTTCATGGCACTAATGGTCCCGGTTGGGGAGTCCAGTGTGGGGCTGGTACCTCTCGCTCCTCAGGGagtacctctgcagctgagatatcccttctggtTAATAACTGCCACATGTAGGTATGGGAGTATGCATTTCATGTCTCCACTCCTCCCAATAGTTTCGATGTTGCTTAttgtttatatccttagttataggagttctgttcagctcatcttcaggtggttctccagcgtgattgttctataatttagtggtagttttgatgtggtcatgtgaGGAGAAGAGTACAGCATTTATGTACACTGCCGTCTTGACCAGAagtttatcattttacttttgcCTTTTGTGTTTTTGAATCCAAAATATATCTCTTATACATGGCAAGAattgaattttgcttttaatcTAATCTAACAAtgtctgccttttaattggtacATCAAGATAGTAACGTTTAATGTAAGTATTGATGtcactcttttaaattttttattattgttacttg
Coding sequences within:
- the LOC109439912 gene encoding tripartite motif-containing protein 5 isoform X3, whose product is MSLFVVNSVGQGSEQRSLRIGTGRSRGAAVMASGIVLHIQEELTCPICLGLLTEPLSLECGHSFCKACITADNKEPVIAQKEERLCPVCRFSYHPGDLRPNRTVANIVERLREVKVSPEEGQKRDLCVRHGEKLQLFCKEDGKVICWLCERSQEHRGHHTLLMEEVAQEYQKKLGAALERLKREQKKTEMYKNYIRKEGASWKTQIQNEIQSFQNCIKRLKDILDIEEQKELQKLKKTEENVLRTLAESEEELVQQSKLVSDLMSALEHRLQGSAIGMVQPCRSL
- the LOC109439912 gene encoding tripartite motif-containing protein 5 isoform X2; translation: MASGIVLHIQEELTCPICLGLLTEPLSLECGHSFCKACITADNKEPVIAQKEERLCPVCRFSYHPGDLRPNRTVANIVERLREVKVSPEEGQKRDLCVRHGEKLQLFCKEDGKVICWLCERSQEHRGHHTLLMEEVAQEYQKKLGAALERLKREQKKTEMYKNYIRKEGASWKTQIQNEIQSFQNCIKRLKDILDIEEQKELQKLKKTEENVLRTLAESEEELVQQSKLVSDLMSALEHRLQGSAIGMVQDVNGIMERSNTLTVKEPYTPSHERRRRVLKPDLSRILKVLNELKDD
- the LOC109439912 gene encoding tripartite motif-containing protein 5 isoform X1, which codes for MSLFVVNSVGQGSEQRSLRIGTGRSRGAAVMASGIVLHIQEELTCPICLGLLTEPLSLECGHSFCKACITADNKEPVIAQKEERLCPVCRFSYHPGDLRPNRTVANIVERLREVKVSPEEGQKRDLCVRHGEKLQLFCKEDGKVICWLCERSQEHRGHHTLLMEEVAQEYQKKLGAALERLKREQKKTEMYKNYIRKEGASWKTQIQNEIQSFQNCIKRLKDILDIEEQKELQKLKKTEENVLRTLAESEEELVQQSKLVSDLMSALEHRLQGSAIGMVQDVNGIMERSNTLTVKEPYTPSHERRRRVLKPDLSRILKVLNELKDD